A genomic stretch from Desulfohalobium retbaense DSM 5692 includes:
- a CDS encoding DUF1499 domain-containing protein yields the protein MGKVLVVLALIVCAAGGMLLALALLSHWRTPSLGGPEAGLMACPSQPNCVNSLTGEDRRAVAPFAYQGQADQAWDRLRRLVQSVGGVVQQETEGYLWATFRSPVWRFVDDLELYLDQKNKLIHVRSASRVGYSDLGVNAKRVARLHACWAEERANCSK from the coding sequence GTGGGAAAAGTGCTTGTTGTTCTGGCGCTGATCGTGTGTGCAGCCGGGGGAATGTTGTTGGCCCTGGCCTTGCTCTCGCATTGGCGAACCCCTTCATTGGGCGGTCCCGAAGCCGGCCTCATGGCCTGTCCTTCGCAGCCCAATTGCGTCAACAGTCTGACCGGGGAGGACAGGCGTGCAGTGGCCCCGTTTGCCTATCAGGGACAAGCGGACCAAGCCTGGGACAGACTGCGCCGCCTCGTGCAGTCCGTGGGCGGAGTGGTCCAGCAGGAGACAGAAGGGTATCTCTGGGCGACGTTTCGCAGCCCGGTGTGGCGGTTTGTGGACGATCTCGAGTTGTATCTGGATCAGAAAAACAAGCTGATCCATGTCCGGTCCGCTTCCCGTGTGGGGTACTCGGATCTGGGAGTCAACGCCAAGCGGGTCGCCCGATTGCACGCCTGTTGGGCAGAGGAACGGGCGAATTGTTCAAAATAG
- a CDS encoding sensor domain-containing diguanylate cyclase, which yields MPANTSFDQTQIFDILNQGIVVLDRELCIVFWNAWMEEHSRLTRAEVFGRPIRDFFPELDSKAFFWKVNSVFKLGHFSFFAQNVHSYIFPFKSEKYLDTNHDYMQQSVSLAPLRDDQGRVSHVCVQVADETDTVLARERMEEARCQLEEMTRLDPLTGLANRRHLMESLSRELSRCGRSGSQVTVAILDLDHFKVVNDTYGHLCGDQVLIHTAKRLESMLRQYDLVGRYGGEEFCVILPETSLKSGFEIVERLRKAVAATPVPYEDLEIPLTVSAGCACTEDMECLSTDALLLSADQYLYKAKDAGRDCVQCSLS from the coding sequence ATGCCGGCCAACACCTCTTTTGACCAAACCCAGATCTTCGACATCCTCAATCAGGGTATCGTTGTGCTCGATCGCGAGCTCTGCATCGTCTTCTGGAATGCCTGGATGGAGGAGCACAGCCGGTTGACGCGCGCCGAAGTCTTCGGCCGTCCGATCCGTGATTTCTTTCCCGAACTGGATTCCAAAGCCTTTTTCTGGAAGGTCAACAGCGTCTTCAAGCTCGGCCATTTCAGTTTCTTCGCCCAAAATGTCCACAGCTATATTTTCCCCTTCAAATCCGAGAAATACCTCGACACCAACCACGACTACATGCAACAGAGCGTGAGTCTGGCCCCATTGCGCGACGATCAAGGCCGGGTCTCGCATGTCTGTGTCCAAGTGGCCGACGAAACTGACACTGTCCTGGCCCGGGAGCGCATGGAAGAAGCCAGGTGCCAGCTCGAAGAAATGACCCGCCTCGATCCGCTGACCGGCCTGGCCAACCGGCGTCACCTCATGGAAAGCCTGTCCCGGGAACTCTCGCGCTGCGGACGCAGCGGCTCCCAGGTCACGGTAGCCATCCTGGATCTGGACCACTTCAAAGTGGTCAACGACACCTATGGCCACCTCTGCGGCGACCAAGTCCTGATCCACACCGCAAAGCGCCTGGAATCGATGCTCCGCCAGTATGACCTTGTCGGTCGGTATGGCGGAGAGGAATTCTGCGTTATTCTTCCAGAGACCTCCCTGAAGTCCGGTTTCGAGATCGTCGAGCGTTTGCGCAAAGCGGTGGCCGCGACTCCGGTCCCCTATGAGGACCTCGAGATACCGCTCACTGTCAGCGCCGGATGCGCCTGCACCGAAGACATGGAGTGCCTGTCTACCGACGCCCTATTGTTGTCTGCGGACCAATATCTTTACAAAGCCAAGGATGCCGGTCGAGACTGCGTCCAATGCTCCCTTAGCTGA
- a CDS encoding chemotaxis protein CheC: MHLEEERREAIGELVNIGFGRAVASIADVLHTRLEMNVPEVLSIQPRDVVDFLIQSLGQDGEVSLVQEAFYGDFLGEAVLAFPRQSSRELAVMLSEDWGFQPDMESDNFEKEALLEIGNLVIGASLGQFAELLQTRVSFKPPQVFTEPLESGHFQREVTEHDGSVLMVQTHFQVAGREIYGYLFFLLSTRCHEWLFQEIDSFLDRLD; the protein is encoded by the coding sequence GTCAATATCGGATTTGGCAGGGCAGTCGCTTCCATCGCCGACGTTCTGCACACCCGGCTCGAGATGAATGTTCCCGAGGTCCTCTCCATCCAACCCCGGGACGTCGTCGATTTCCTGATCCAAAGCCTCGGCCAGGACGGAGAGGTCAGCCTTGTCCAGGAAGCCTTCTACGGGGACTTTCTCGGGGAGGCCGTACTCGCCTTTCCTCGCCAGTCCAGCCGGGAACTCGCGGTCATGCTCAGCGAGGACTGGGGGTTCCAGCCGGATATGGAGTCTGATAATTTTGAAAAAGAGGCCTTGCTCGAAATCGGCAACCTGGTCATCGGCGCCAGCCTGGGCCAATTCGCCGAACTCCTCCAGACCCGGGTGTCCTTCAAACCGCCCCAAGTCTTCACCGAACCGCTGGAGTCCGGCCATTTTCAGCGTGAAGTCACCGAACACGACGGTTCAGTGTTGATGGTCCAGACCCACTTCCAGGTCGCGGGCCGTGAAATTTACGGCTATCTTTTTTTTCTGCTGTCCACCCGATGCCATGAATGGCTGTTCCAGGAAATCGATTCCTTTCTCGACCGGCTCGATTAG